The Rhodoligotrophos defluvii sequence GGGCTGGCCGACACCGCCTTGAAGACGGCCAACTCGGGCTATCTCACCCGCCGCCTGGTGGACGTGGCGCAGGACTCCATCATCACCGAGGAGGATTGCGGCACGGAGGCGAGCATCACGACCAGCCCGCTGATCGATGCGGGCGAGGTGGTGGTGTCGCTCGGCAGCCGCGTGCTCGGCCGCACTGCTGCGGAAGACGTGATCGACCCGGCGACCGGCGCGGTGATCGTGCCGAGGAACCACGAGATCATGGAGGAGCATGCCGAGGCCATCGAGCGCTCCGGCCTGCAGCAGGTGCGGATCCGCTCGGTTCTGACCTGCTCCACCAAGTTCGGTGTCTGCGCCAAGTGCTACGGCCGCGATCTCGCGCGTGGCACGCCCGTCAACCTGGGCGAAGCGGTGGGCGTCATCGCCGCCCAGTCGATCGGCGAGCCGGGCACCCAGCTCACCATGCGCACCTTCCATATCGGCGGCACGGCTCAGGTGCTGAACGAGTCCTTCCTGGAGTCGGCGCATGAGGGCACGGTCAAGATCCGCAACCCGAATATCGGTCGCGACAGTGCCGGCCGGTATGTGGTGATGGGCCGGAACACCTCGATCGCCATCATCGACGACAACGGCGTCGAGCGTGCGCATCACAAGGTGATGTACGGCGCGCGCCTGCACGTCGCCGATGGCGACCGTGTCAAGCGCGGCACCCGTCTCGCCGAGTGGGATCCCTATACCCGCCCGGTTCTCACCGAGGTCGAAGGCACGGTGGATTTCGAGGACGTGGTGGACGGCATCTCCGTCAAGGAGGTGGCGGACGAGGCGACCGGCATCACCAGCCGCGTGGTCATGGACTGGCGGTCCTCGCCCCGCGGCGCGGATCTCAGGCCGGCCATCGTCATCAAGAACAAGGACGGCAATATCGCCAAGCTGCCTCGTGGCGGCGAGGCGCGCTACCTCCTGTCGGTCGACGCGGTGCTGTCGGTGGAGCCGGGTGCTGCAGTGAAGCCGGGCGACGTGCTGGCCCGTATCTCGACGGAAAGCGCCAAGACGCGCGACATCACTGGCGGTCTGCCGCGGGTGGCGGAGCTGTTCGAGGCGCGCCGGCCAAAGGATCACGCCATCATCGCCGAAATCTCGGGCACGGTGCAGTTCGGGCGCGACTACAAGAACAAGCGCCGCATCCGCATCGAGCCCGACGACGCCAATCTCGAACCGGTCGAGTACCTGATCCCCAAGGGCAAGCATCTGCCTGTCCAGGAGGGCGACCACATCGAGAAGGGCGAGTATCTGATGGACGGCAACCCGGCGCCGCACGACATCCTGGCGATCAAGGGGATCGAGGAGCTTGCGAGCTTCCTGATCAACGAGATCCAGGAGGTCTACCGGCTGCAGGGCGTGTTGATCAACGACAAGCACATCGAGGTCATTGTCCGACAGATGCTGCAGAAGGTGGAGATCGAGGACGGCGGCGACAGCCTGCTGCTCCCCGGCGAGCAGGTCGACCGGATCGAGCTGGACGAGATCAACGACAAGCTGTTGGCGGATGGCAAGAAGCCCGCGACCGGCAAGCCGGTGCTGCTCGGCATCACCAAGGCCTCCCTGCAGACCCGCTCGTTCGTGTCGGCCGCCTCGTTCCAGGAGACCACGCGCGTTCTCACCGACGCAGCTGTCAACGGCAAGACCGACATGCTCGAGGGCTTGAAGGAAAACGTGATCGTCGGCCGCCTCATTCCGGCCGGCACCGGGCGGATGTTGGCCCGCTACAAGCAGGTCGCCGACAAGCGCGACCAGCTTATCCTGGAGGAGCGGCGCAAGGGCGGTGCGGCTTTGCCGGGTGGGACAGCGCCCGTGGCCGACCCGTTCGCTTCGCCCCAGGAGCAGCCGGTCTAGAGCATTTTCGAGCGAAGTGGGTACCGGTTCGCATAAAGAAAATGTGATAAAACAATAATTTAAGGCGGTTCCGCGATTCAGAGGAAGAGCGGAACCGCTTCTAGCGTGCACGCGGTGTGCCCCGCTTTCCCTTCCCGGTCACCGGGGAGGGTGGCCGCCGCGGGATGGCCGGGCGGGGCTGCGGAGCTCCCGGGACGAACAAGTAAAAAGCGGCCGCCTGGCGCGGCCGCTTTTGTTTTTGCCGTCGCCCCGTCGGTGGGATCAGGCGCCGACCCTATCTTCGATCATCACTTCGGCCGGCGTGGCCGCCTTCGGCTGCACGAAAGCGACGATGGCGCCGCCACCGTCCTGAATCAGCGCAACCTCGCCGATATGATCGCTGTGGAAAGGCCCGTGCATGACCCGGCCGCCGGTCCCGTTGGCGTGCGCAACCGCCTGGTTGATGTCGTCGACGGCGAGGCAGGCGATCCAGAAGTTTGGCGTGCCGTCAAATACGGGGGACGTCATCTGGAAGATGCCGCAGACCGGCGCACCATCCTTCATCGCGATCCAGTAGGTGCTGTTGTCAGGTAGTTGTAGGGGGCGATAGGTCCAGCCCATGATATCAGCATAGAATGCCTTGGCCGCCTCGGCATTCCACGTCAGCAATTCATTCCACCAAACCTTTCCGTGAACTTGCATGTGACCCTCATGAAATAACTTCGACAGAATGGACGGTCTCACTATATCCTTCTCATTGTAGGTGCAGATCATTGCAACATTATTGACGTGCGGTCCCAAGTGCTTGGACGAAATTTCTGAGGCCCTGCTTGGTTTTTCCGCGATACAAGGGTTGACGCGGGGGAGAGGGATAAGTATGTTCCGCGCACTTTCGACGGCAGGCCGTAGGCAGGTGTCGTTGCCTAAACGCTGTCTAAAGTAAGCGGCGACATAGTCGGGACACGACCTCGGGGCTTTAAGTCTCGCGGTCCTCTGGTCATCAGGGCGCTGGCGAGCGGCGGAAGCCGATCGCATAAGCGCTCGAATGCGTGTTTCGGCAGCATCGGTCGATGCGCCGTTGGATCTTGAACAGTTGGACGAACGAAGAGCGCGAATGCCAACGATCAACCAGCTTATCCGCAAGCCCCGGGCCCCCCTCGGCAAGCGAAACAAAGTTCCGGCCATGGAGGCCTGCCCGCAGAAGCGGGGCGTATGCACGCGCGTGTATACGACAACGCCGAAGAAGCCGAACTCGGCGCTGCGCAAGGTGGCCAAGGTGCGCCTCACCAACCAGCACGAGGTGGTGACCTACATCCCGGGCGAGGGGCACAATCTGCAGGAGCACTCGGTGGTTCTGATCCGGGGCGGCCGCGTGAAGGACCTGCCGGGCGTGCGTTATCATATCATCCGTGGCGTGCTCGACACCCAGGGTGTCAATGCCCGCCGCCAGCGCCGATCGAAATACGGCGCCAAGCGGCCGAAGTGATCTGGGCAGGAGGGCTTAAGCAATGTCGCGTCGCCGCCGTGCAGACAAGCGGGAGATCAACCCGGATCCGAAATTCGGGGATCTCATCGTGTCCAAGTTCATGAACAACCTGATGCGGGACGGCAAGAAGTCCGTCGCCGAAGGCATCGTCTATGGCGCGTTCGACAAGATCGAGCAGCGCGCCAAGACCGATCCGGTCGCGGTATTCCATCAGGCCCTGGGCAATGTGAGCCCGGCCATCGAGGTGCGTTCCCGCCGTGTGGGTGGCGCCACCTATCAGGTGCCGGTCGAGGTGCGCCACGAGCGCCGGCAGGCCCTGGCCATCCGCTGGATCATTTCTGCAGCACGCGCTCGCAACGAGAACACCATGGTGGACCGGCTTTCGGCCGAGCTTCTCGATGCGGCGAACAATCGCGGCTCCGCGGTGAAGAAGCGCGAGGACACCCACCGGATGGCGGAAGCCAACCGGGCTTTCTCGCATTACCGCTGGTAACGGCCCGAGGGAGACTAGGCAATGCCCCGCACGCATCCGATCGAGGATTATCGCAATTTCGGCATCATGGCGCATATCGATGCCGGCAAGACCACGACCACCGAGCGCATCCTGTTCTACACGGGCAAGAGCCACAAGATCGGTGAGGTTCATGAGGGCGCTGCCACCATGGACTGGATGGAGCAGGAGCAGGAGCGCGGCATCACCATCACGTCGGC is a genomic window containing:
- a CDS encoding VOC family protein — encoded protein: MLTWNAEAAKAFYADIMGWTYRPLQLPDNSTYWIAMKDGAPVCGIFQMTSPVFDGTPNFWIACLAVDDINQAVAHANGTGGRVMHGPFHSDHIGEVALIQDGGGAIVAFVQPKAATPAEVMIEDRVGA
- the rpsL gene encoding 30S ribosomal protein S12, giving the protein MPTINQLIRKPRAPLGKRNKVPAMEACPQKRGVCTRVYTTTPKKPNSALRKVAKVRLTNQHEVVTYIPGEGHNLQEHSVVLIRGGRVKDLPGVRYHIIRGVLDTQGVNARRQRRSKYGAKRPK
- the rpsG gene encoding 30S ribosomal protein S7; protein product: MSRRRRADKREINPDPKFGDLIVSKFMNNLMRDGKKSVAEGIVYGAFDKIEQRAKTDPVAVFHQALGNVSPAIEVRSRRVGGATYQVPVEVRHERRQALAIRWIISAARARNENTMVDRLSAELLDAANNRGSAVKKREDTHRMAEANRAFSHYRW